Part of the Citrobacter sp. Marseille-Q6884 genome, TGAACCACATAACGTCCGTTGGCCGTTGCCGCAGGCGCTGCGACGCTCGCAGGTGTGGAGGCTGATGAGGTAGCCGGTGCAACCACGGTGGGTTGTGGCGCAGGTGTAGGTTCGCTGCCCTCAAGGACACCCGCAGCAAGTGTTGTCGGCGCACCGAGGAAACCACCGCTGTTGACCGGCGCGCCGGTTGGGTCATCGCTCTTCAGCGTTGAATTACTGATCGGACGAATATCGCCTTGCGGCTGACCGGCATCCGATGGCGAAGGCATGCTTCCCATGTTGCCGCCGCCGCTTAAATCAGGACGAGAAGGCAGGGCGTAGGTTTGTTTTGCCACCGTCGTACAGGCCATTCCCGGCCCGGACAACGTACCATCCTGTGCGACGATGATTGGATCAATGCGCACTTTGGTGTTGTTCGATGTGTTCAGACGATCGGCGGATGCACGGGAGAGCGAGATGACGCGATCGTTGCCATAAGGACCACGATCGTTGATACGCACGACGATCATTCGACCGTTTGCCAGGTTGGTTATCCGCGCATAGCTCGGGATCGGTAACGTAGGATGCGCTGCGGTCAGTTGCATCGGATCGAACGCTTCACCTGAGGCCGTTAGATTACTCCCAGGTTCCGCATCGTAAATCGCGGCCAGACCGGCCTGGCTAAAGCGGGAAGGATCCTGGACGATTTTGTAGCTCTTACCATCACGCTGGTAGTCCTGATTAGCCGTCGGGTTCAGGGGTTCAAAACGCGGATCGGCCCCGCTGATTTCAACAATCGGACCATTACACACTGCAGGCTGCGGCGCGACAGCAACCTGTTGCTGACCATCATCACTCGAACACGCCGCGAGCATTCCTGCTGCTATGCAGATTCCAAGCCACTGCTTACGCATTGCGTACCCCTTACACGCTTTTCGACAACATTTTTCTATGGGTGTGGATCGACATAACAATCCCAAACCCGGCCATCAGCACTATCAGTGCAGAGCCCCCGTAACTGACCAGTGGGAGTGGAACCCCAACAACAGGCAGAATACCGCTCACCATACCAATATTTACGAAGACATAAA contains:
- the rlpA gene encoding endolytic peptidoglycan transglycosylase RlpA gives rise to the protein MRKQWLGICIAAGMLAACSSDDGQQQVAVAPQPAVCNGPIVEISGADPRFEPLNPTANQDYQRDGKSYKIVQDPSRFSQAGLAAIYDAEPGSNLTASGEAFDPMQLTAAHPTLPIPSYARITNLANGRMIVVRINDRGPYGNDRVISLSRASADRLNTSNNTKVRIDPIIVAQDGTLSGPGMACTTVAKQTYALPSRPDLSGGGNMGSMPSPSDAGQPQGDIRPISNSTLKSDDPTGAPVNSGGFLGAPTTLAAGVLEGSEPTPAPQPTVVAPATSSASTPASVAAPAATANGRYVVQVGAVSEQARAQQYQKRLSQQFSVPGRVVQNGAVWRIQMGPFATKAEASTLQQRLQSEAQLQSFITGV